A window of Parasynechococcus marenigrum WH 8102 contains these coding sequences:
- the murB gene encoding UDP-N-acetylmuramate dehydrogenase, which yields MLSTRLALRSNIPMADFTTWRVGGPAQWLLEPASVDETLEALQWAQQEHLPCRVIGAGSNLLIHDDGLPGLTLSLRKLQGASLNAENGVVEALAGEPIPTLARRAARAGLNGLAWSVGIPGTVGGAAVMNAGAQGGCTADWLESVRVAPLVGGVSFELSRDELDFDYRHSRLQDEELVVLSARFRLEPGHDPEEITRITSGNLSHRTSTQPYTQPSCGSVFRNPEPLKAGRLIEGLGLKGNRVGGAEVSTLHANFIVNTGAATAADIDSLIQRVQQQVEAAHSLHLHPEVKRLGFTEAA from the coding sequence ATGCTCAGCACTCGTCTTGCGCTGCGATCCAACATCCCCATGGCGGACTTCACCACCTGGAGAGTGGGCGGTCCGGCCCAGTGGCTTCTGGAGCCCGCGTCAGTGGACGAGACCCTGGAAGCTCTGCAATGGGCCCAGCAGGAGCACCTGCCCTGCCGAGTGATCGGCGCCGGCTCCAATCTGCTAATTCATGACGACGGCTTGCCGGGCCTGACCCTCAGCCTGCGAAAACTGCAGGGAGCGAGCTTGAACGCCGAGAACGGCGTGGTGGAAGCCCTGGCAGGGGAACCGATCCCAACCCTGGCCCGCCGTGCCGCACGCGCTGGGCTGAACGGTCTGGCCTGGTCCGTCGGCATTCCTGGCACCGTGGGCGGCGCCGCCGTGATGAATGCGGGTGCGCAGGGGGGCTGCACAGCGGACTGGCTGGAATCGGTCCGCGTCGCTCCGCTTGTTGGTGGCGTGAGCTTCGAACTCAGCCGCGACGAACTCGACTTCGATTACCGCCACAGCCGTTTACAAGACGAGGAACTGGTGGTGCTGTCCGCCCGCTTCCGGCTTGAGCCGGGCCATGACCCTGAGGAGATCACCCGTATCACCAGTGGCAACCTCAGCCATCGCACCAGCACCCAGCCCTACACACAACCGAGTTGCGGCAGCGTGTTTCGCAATCCTGAACCGCTGAAAGCAGGACGGCTGATCGAGGGTCTCGGACTAAAGGGCAATCGCGTCGGCGGTGCCGAAGTCTCGACTCTCCACGCCAACTTCATCGTCAACACCGGTGCTGCCACAGCTGCTGATATCGATTCGCTCATCCAACGCGTCCAGCAACAGGTGGAAGCAGCCCACTCCTTGCACCTTCATCCTGAAGTGAAGCGCCTCGGATTCACCGAAGCCGCCTAA
- the grpE gene encoding nucleotide exchange factor GrpE yields the protein MSGEASTPAQDPSVEPLDAAPVAAEPEVMSTETPAEGSLTDPAERLQQLEHELQTLKQEHETLQSQYMRIAADFDNFRKRQSRDQEDIRQQLVCSTLSEILPVVDNFERARQQLNPESEEAQALHRSYQGLYKQLVDVLKQQGVARMEVVGQLFDPTLHEAVLREESTEQPEDVVIEELQRGYHLNGKVLRHALVKVSMGPGPSADAEGAASAEAEDS from the coding sequence ATGAGCGGCGAGGCTTCCACCCCAGCGCAGGATCCGAGCGTTGAGCCGTTGGATGCGGCACCCGTTGCAGCGGAACCCGAGGTCATGTCCACGGAAACACCAGCTGAGGGTTCCTTGACCGACCCGGCCGAACGTCTGCAGCAGCTTGAACATGAATTGCAGACCCTGAAGCAGGAGCACGAGACGCTGCAGAGCCAGTACATGCGCATCGCAGCGGATTTCGACAACTTCCGCAAGCGACAGAGCAGGGATCAGGAGGACATCCGTCAGCAGCTGGTTTGCTCCACCCTCAGCGAGATCCTGCCGGTGGTGGACAACTTCGAGCGGGCGCGGCAGCAGCTGAATCCTGAGAGTGAAGAGGCACAGGCGCTGCACCGCAGTTATCAGGGTCTCTACAAGCAATTGGTTGATGTGCTGAAGCAGCAGGGCGTTGCTCGCATGGAGGTGGTTGGCCAGTTGTTCGATCCAACCCTTCACGAAGCAGTGCTTCGTGAAGAGAGCACCGAACAGCCGGAAGATGTGGTGATCGAAGAGCTCCAGCGGGGTTATCACCTCAACGGCAAGGTCCTTCGTCATGCACTGGTGAAAGTGTCGATGGGTCCTGGTCCATCGGCGGATGCTGAGGGTGCTGCTTCGGCTGAGGCGGAGGACTCCTGA
- the dnaJ gene encoding molecular chaperone DnaJ — protein MADYYDLLGVGRDADADTLKRAYRSKARKYHPDINKEPGAEDRFKEIGRAYEVLSDPQTRARYDQFGEAGLGGAAGASDMGDMGGFADLFETFFQGFGGPGGAAAGRSGRRGPQQGDDLRYDLTIDFEQAVFGQEQEIKIPHLETCDTCGGSGAKAGSGPTTCGTCGGAGQVRRATRTPFGSFTQVAECPNCGGTGQVIADPCNACGGQGVRQVRKKLRINIPAGVDTGTRLRVSGEGNAGQRGGPSGDLYVFLTVKSHPRLRRDGLNILSTVNVSYLQAILGDTIEVETVDGDTVLEIPPGTQPGTVLTLANKGIPKLGNPVARGDQRVQVMVQLPTRLSDPERTLLEELAGHHSARGKQHHHHNSGLFARLFGQK, from the coding sequence ATGGCGGACTACTACGACCTGCTGGGGGTCGGACGTGATGCTGATGCCGATACGTTGAAGCGTGCCTATCGCAGCAAGGCACGCAAATACCACCCGGACATCAATAAGGAGCCTGGGGCGGAAGACCGCTTCAAGGAGATCGGTCGTGCCTACGAGGTGCTGAGCGACCCTCAGACCCGTGCCCGTTACGACCAATTCGGTGAAGCTGGTCTCGGGGGTGCGGCCGGTGCTTCGGATATGGGGGACATGGGCGGCTTCGCCGACCTGTTCGAAACCTTCTTCCAGGGCTTCGGAGGTCCCGGAGGGGCCGCCGCCGGTCGCTCCGGACGTCGCGGTCCCCAGCAGGGCGATGACCTTCGCTACGACCTCACGATTGATTTTGAGCAGGCGGTCTTCGGTCAGGAACAGGAGATCAAGATCCCCCACCTCGAAACCTGTGATACCTGCGGTGGCAGCGGAGCCAAGGCGGGCAGCGGTCCCACCACTTGCGGCACCTGCGGAGGAGCCGGTCAGGTGCGGCGGGCGACCCGGACTCCCTTCGGAAGCTTCACGCAGGTGGCGGAATGCCCCAATTGCGGCGGAACCGGGCAGGTGATCGCTGATCCCTGCAACGCCTGCGGTGGACAGGGCGTGCGTCAGGTGCGCAAGAAACTGCGCATCAACATTCCCGCCGGAGTGGACACCGGAACCCGGCTTCGGGTTTCCGGAGAAGGCAATGCTGGTCAGCGTGGGGGGCCGTCCGGCGATCTTTACGTCTTCCTCACGGTCAAGTCTCATCCACGGCTGCGCAGAGACGGTCTCAACATCCTGTCGACCGTGAACGTCAGTTATCTGCAGGCGATCCTGGGGGACACGATTGAAGTGGAAACCGTTGATGGCGACACAGTTCTGGAGATTCCCCCGGGCACTCAACCCGGTACCGTTCTGACCCTGGCCAACAAGGGCATACCCAAGTTGGGGAACCCGGTGGCCCGTGGGGATCAAAGGGTGCAAGTGATGGTGCAGCTTCCCACGCGTCTGTCGGATCCCGAACGAACGCTGCTGGAGGAGTTGGCGGGGCATCATTCGGCCCGAGGCAAGCAGCATCACCACCACAACAGTGGGTTGTTTGCCCGACTGTTCGGGCAGAAGTGA
- the murC gene encoding UDP-N-acetylmuramate--L-alanine ligase yields MSRPLERQHPVHFIGVGGIGMSALAKILVDRGHPVSGSDPRVTPTSHQLMQLGVTVVHEQTEATIETLLSNGRRPIVVVSTAIPTSNPELRRARDAGLEIWHRSDLLAALIDQQASIAVAGSHGKTTTSTLTTTLLMEAGEDPTAIIGGIVPCLGSNGHAGHGRLLVAEADESDGSLVKFRPQLGLITNLELDHTDHYDGLDDLINTMRLFADGCDQVLANRDCPILKEHIQPDAWWSVTSANGVDFAALPLQLDGDRCLARFYENGAPVGDFMLPLPGLHNLSNAAGALAACRMEGIPFERLVNGLTALKPPGRRFDLRGTWEGRYIVDDYAHHPSEVKATLAMAQLMVSSGRSPFPSPPQRLLAVFQPHRFSRTQEFLESFASALQNCDSLLLAPVYSAGEEPLKGVCSQTLADRIQELKPDLEIAVADNLDHLTQLVRTRSQREDLVLAMGAGDVNGLWPRLSA; encoded by the coding sequence TTGTCCCGTCCGCTTGAACGCCAGCACCCCGTGCATTTCATCGGCGTCGGCGGGATTGGAATGTCTGCTCTGGCCAAAATCCTTGTTGACCGTGGGCATCCGGTGAGCGGATCCGATCCACGGGTCACACCAACTTCCCATCAGCTCATGCAGCTCGGTGTGACGGTCGTCCATGAACAGACAGAAGCAACGATCGAAACACTCCTCAGCAACGGCCGCAGACCCATCGTTGTGGTGTCAACAGCGATTCCCACCAGCAACCCGGAACTGAGACGCGCCCGTGATGCCGGACTGGAGATCTGGCATCGCTCGGATCTGCTGGCTGCGCTGATCGATCAGCAAGCCTCGATCGCCGTGGCTGGCAGCCACGGAAAAACCACCACCAGCACCCTGACCACCACCCTTTTGATGGAGGCTGGCGAAGATCCAACCGCCATCATCGGCGGCATCGTGCCCTGCCTCGGCAGCAATGGTCATGCTGGTCACGGCCGGCTGCTGGTGGCCGAAGCTGATGAATCGGACGGCTCGTTGGTGAAGTTCCGGCCCCAGCTGGGTTTGATCACCAATCTTGAGCTCGACCACACCGACCACTACGACGGCCTGGATGACTTAATCAACACGATGCGGCTCTTCGCCGACGGCTGCGACCAGGTGCTGGCTAACCGCGACTGCCCCATTCTTAAGGAACACATCCAGCCCGATGCCTGGTGGTCTGTGACCAGCGCCAATGGCGTGGATTTCGCAGCCCTGCCGCTCCAGCTGGATGGCGATCGCTGCCTCGCGCGTTTTTACGAAAACGGCGCGCCCGTCGGGGACTTCATGCTGCCCCTACCTGGGTTGCACAACCTCAGCAACGCAGCTGGAGCTCTAGCCGCCTGCCGGATGGAGGGGATTCCCTTCGAGCGGCTGGTGAACGGACTCACAGCCTTGAAACCGCCCGGCCGTCGTTTTGATCTGCGAGGCACCTGGGAGGGTCGATACATCGTCGACGACTACGCCCACCATCCCAGTGAGGTGAAGGCCACCCTGGCCATGGCGCAGCTCATGGTGAGCAGTGGCCGCAGCCCATTCCCCAGCCCGCCGCAACGGTTGCTTGCTGTGTTTCAGCCCCACCGCTTCAGCCGCACCCAGGAATTCCTCGAGTCCTTCGCAAGTGCATTGCAGAACTGTGATTCCCTGCTGCTGGCGCCGGTCTACAGCGCCGGCGAAGAACCGCTGAAGGGGGTTTGCAGCCAGACCCTGGCCGATCGGATCCAGGAGCTCAAGCCGGATCTAGAGATTGCCGTGGCTGACAACCTCGACCACCTCACCCAATTGGTCAGGACCCGCAGCCAGCGTGAAGACCTGGTGTTGGCCATGGGCGCTGGGGATGTCAACGGCCTCTGGCCACGGTTGTCGGCCTGA
- the rsgA gene encoding ribosome small subunit-dependent GTPase A: MSEAVGIVVALQANYLEVELDQAPEQGLSRLLCTRRTRLSHRGETVHVGDRVRVEAIDPVQARAVVSGVEPRCSWLTRPQVANVSLVVVALAVDQPAFDPDQASRFLLTAERTGLPVQLLLTKGDLMEEHQRFALVERLMGWGYDSLVVSSQTGEGVEVLSQRLKDTELAVLCGPSGVGKSSVLNCLMPHLALRVGAVSGRLQRGRHTTRHVELFPIAPGSRVADTPGFNRPDLPDDPSELGMLFPELRVQLSPWPCRFRDCLHRQEPGCGINREWERFEFYKDALQECSDLSRPSRAG, encoded by the coding sequence GTGAGTGAAGCGGTCGGCATCGTGGTGGCGTTGCAGGCCAACTATCTGGAGGTGGAACTGGATCAGGCGCCTGAGCAGGGTCTCTCTAGGCTGCTATGCACCCGCCGCACGCGCCTCAGTCACCGGGGGGAGACTGTTCATGTCGGAGATCGTGTGCGGGTGGAGGCCATTGATCCCGTCCAAGCTCGTGCGGTGGTGTCTGGGGTTGAGCCGCGTTGCAGCTGGCTGACCCGTCCCCAGGTGGCCAATGTTTCGCTGGTGGTTGTGGCGCTTGCCGTCGATCAGCCGGCTTTTGATCCTGATCAGGCCAGCCGGTTTCTGTTGACTGCGGAACGCACGGGATTGCCTGTCCAGCTCCTACTGACCAAAGGAGATCTCATGGAGGAGCACCAACGCTTCGCTTTGGTTGAGCGATTGATGGGATGGGGTTACGACTCTTTGGTGGTCTCCAGCCAAACAGGCGAGGGGGTTGAGGTGTTAAGTCAGAGGTTGAAGGACACGGAGCTGGCTGTGCTCTGTGGTCCCTCCGGGGTGGGCAAGAGCAGTGTGCTCAATTGTTTAATGCCCCACCTGGCCCTGAGGGTTGGTGCGGTGTCCGGTCGACTGCAGCGGGGCCGCCACACCACCCGCCATGTGGAGTTGTTCCCGATTGCCCCTGGCTCTCGAGTGGCGGATACCCCTGGATTCAACCGACCTGATCTGCCGGACGATCCTTCAGAATTGGGAATGCTGTTCCCTGAGCTTCGTGTTCAGCTGAGTCCCTGGCCCTGTCGATTCCGCGACTGCCTGCACAGGCAGGAACCCGGCTGTGGCATCAATAGGGAGTGGGAGCGCTTTGAGTTCTACAAGGACGCCCTTCAGGAGTGCTCCGACCTCAGCCGCCCATCCCGGGCAGGTTGA
- a CDS encoding GspE/PulE family protein produces MTLTQSVPAARSAAQKRLELELLLKQPVPDPEQLQRSLPLLHALHDISPDHWRSLQALPITVNEHQLDIAIPSQWGEAEWQALIDQLPQNERTIRLHPTLHEDLIDALTTESSEQPTPSAADQAPPETPAATTDQKNESNSDNQGSVEEDASSFLEGFSAEGVLEAADDEDAALAADGIDLESSLQYAEASPVVALVDRILLQAMSVGASDIHVEPQQKGLRLRYRQDGVLQQYVEPLPGRLIPAVTSRFKILADLDIAERRQAQDGRIRRRYRERVVDFRVNTLPSRFGEKICLRLLDSSATQLGLDKLISNPITLELVRDLGAKPFGMILVTGPTGSGNSTTLYSLLAERNDPGINISTVEDPIEYTLPGITQCQVNREKGFDFATALRAFMRQDPDVLLVGETRDLETAKTAIEAALTGHLVLSTLHANDAPSTIARLDEMGVEPFMVSAALIGIVSQRLMRRVCTSCREAYRPDERELGRFGLMTGAESAMTFFKAHHHDGTGTPCPKCKGSGYKGRVGVYEVLRMNEDLAAAVSSGASTDVIRQLALESGMVTLLGYSLDLVRQGHTTLEEVGRMILTDSGLESERRAKALSTMTCKGCGAGLQETWLECPYCLTQRN; encoded by the coding sequence ATGACGCTTACCCAGTCTGTTCCTGCCGCCCGTAGCGCCGCCCAGAAACGTCTGGAGCTCGAGCTGTTGCTTAAACAGCCGGTACCCGACCCCGAACAGTTACAGCGATCCCTGCCGCTGCTCCATGCCCTTCACGACATCAGCCCTGACCACTGGCGCAGCCTGCAGGCCCTGCCGATCACAGTTAATGAGCACCAACTGGACATCGCCATCCCCAGCCAATGGGGCGAAGCGGAATGGCAGGCCCTGATCGATCAACTGCCGCAGAACGAACGAACCATCCGTCTACATCCAACGCTTCATGAGGATCTGATCGATGCTCTAACGACAGAGTCATCCGAACAACCAACACCGTCAGCAGCTGATCAAGCTCCTCCTGAAACCCCAGCTGCAACAACCGATCAGAAAAACGAAAGCAACTCAGACAACCAGGGCAGCGTTGAGGAAGACGCCTCGTCCTTCCTCGAAGGGTTCAGTGCCGAGGGCGTGCTGGAGGCCGCGGACGACGAGGACGCAGCCCTAGCTGCAGATGGAATTGACCTGGAATCGAGCCTTCAGTACGCCGAAGCGTCACCGGTGGTGGCACTGGTGGATCGAATCCTGCTGCAGGCCATGTCTGTGGGGGCCTCTGACATCCACGTTGAACCGCAGCAAAAGGGTCTCCGGCTGCGTTATCGACAGGACGGCGTGCTCCAGCAGTACGTGGAGCCGCTCCCCGGCCGGCTGATCCCAGCGGTGACCTCCCGCTTCAAAATCCTGGCCGACTTGGACATCGCAGAGCGGCGCCAGGCTCAGGACGGGAGGATTCGCCGCCGCTATCGGGAGCGGGTCGTGGATTTCAGGGTGAACACCCTGCCTAGCCGTTTCGGCGAAAAGATATGTCTGCGTTTGCTGGACAGCAGCGCCACGCAACTGGGCCTGGACAAGTTGATCTCCAATCCCATCACTCTCGAACTGGTGCGGGATCTGGGGGCTAAACCCTTCGGCATGATCCTGGTCACGGGTCCCACCGGATCAGGTAATTCCACCACCCTATATTCGCTGCTGGCGGAACGCAACGACCCCGGAATCAATATCTCCACAGTGGAGGATCCGATCGAATACACGCTGCCGGGCATCACCCAGTGCCAGGTGAATCGCGAAAAGGGGTTCGACTTCGCCACCGCTCTCAGGGCATTCATGCGCCAGGACCCAGATGTCTTACTCGTTGGAGAAACCCGCGATCTGGAGACAGCCAAAACCGCAATCGAGGCTGCTCTCACCGGACATCTGGTGCTGAGCACCTTGCATGCCAATGACGCACCGAGCACCATCGCCAGACTGGATGAAATGGGAGTGGAACCCTTCATGGTCTCCGCCGCCCTGATCGGCATCGTGTCCCAACGTCTGATGCGTCGGGTCTGCACCAGCTGCCGCGAGGCCTACCGACCAGATGAGCGAGAACTGGGTCGATTCGGGCTGATGACAGGTGCTGAGAGCGCAATGACTTTTTTTAAAGCTCATCACCATGACGGCACCGGCACGCCATGTCCAAAATGCAAAGGAAGTGGTTACAAGGGACGGGTCGGGGTTTACGAAGTGCTGCGCATGAATGAAGACCTAGCCGCTGCGGTCTCATCAGGCGCATCCACCGATGTCATCCGTCAACTCGCCCTTGAATCAGGCATGGTGACCCTCCTTGGTTACAGCCTGGATCTGGTGCGACAGGGTCACACAACCCTCGAGGAAGTTGGGCGCATGATCCTCACCGACTCGGGCCTGGAATCCGAGCGCAGAGCAAAAGCTCTGAGCACAATGACGTGTAAAGGCTGCGGAGCTGGTCTCCAGGAGACCTGGCTCGAGTGTCCTTATTGCTTAACCCAACGGAACTGA
- a CDS encoding sulfurtransferase TusA family protein, with protein sequence MGATRSLDLRGTPCPVNFIRCKLALESLQAGDQLQVQLDRGEPEAMVIPGLKDAGHRVEVTAEDVAWVGLEITCAG encoded by the coding sequence ATGGGGGCAACCCGCTCACTGGATCTGCGCGGTACCCCTTGCCCAGTGAATTTCATCCGTTGCAAATTGGCGCTTGAGTCACTCCAGGCTGGGGATCAGCTTCAGGTGCAACTGGATCGGGGGGAACCGGAAGCAATGGTGATTCCCGGGCTCAAGGACGCCGGTCACCGGGTGGAGGTCACCGCCGAGGATGTGGCCTGGGTGGGCCTGGAGATCACCTGTGCTGGTTGA
- a CDS encoding YbaB/EbfC family nucleoid-associated protein has protein sequence MAGFGLPNFGQLTEAFKKAQEIQQNAQALQDELDGMEIEGKSADGRASVWLSGNQQPLRVRLDPELLSAGQETCEAATLEALQAAYEQSTATMKGRMEELTGGLNLNLPGMGG, from the coding sequence ATGGCAGGGTTCGGACTACCCAATTTCGGCCAGCTCACCGAAGCCTTCAAGAAGGCACAGGAAATCCAGCAGAACGCTCAAGCGCTGCAGGACGAACTGGACGGCATGGAAATTGAGGGCAAGAGTGCTGATGGTCGGGCCAGCGTGTGGCTTTCCGGCAATCAACAGCCCCTGCGGGTTCGCCTAGATCCCGAGCTGCTGAGCGCCGGTCAGGAAACCTGTGAAGCGGCCACTCTGGAAGCGCTGCAGGCGGCCTATGAGCAATCAACCGCCACGATGAAGGGGCGGATGGAAGAGCTCACCGGTGGACTGAATCTCAACCTGCCCGGGATGGGCGGCTGA
- the gap gene encoding type I glyceraldehyde-3-phosphate dehydrogenase produces the protein MTLRVAINGFGRIGRNVMRGWISRGADTGLEIVGMNSTSDPKTSAHLLTYDSILGKLDPSVKIETTDDTMLVNGKEIKFFADRNPLNCPWKDWGVDLVIESTGVFNTDEKASMHLEAGASKVILTAPGKGDGVGTFVVGVNDDQYRHEDWNILSNASCTTNCLAPIVKVLDQNFGLDWGLMTTIHSYTGDQRILDNSHRDLRRARAAALNMVPTTTGAAKAVALVYPEVKGKLTGFAMRVPTPNVSAVDLTFGPSRATSVDEVKAVIKAASENGMKGIIKYSDLPLVSTDYAGTNESTIFDADLTYAMGDKAVKILAWYDNEWGYSQRVVDLAEVVARNWK, from the coding sequence ATGACCCTGCGCGTTGCGATCAATGGATTCGGCCGAATTGGTCGCAATGTGATGCGGGGTTGGATCAGCCGTGGTGCTGATACGGGCCTGGAGATCGTGGGTATGAACTCCACGTCCGATCCCAAGACCAGCGCTCACCTGCTGACCTACGACTCGATCCTTGGCAAGCTCGATCCCAGCGTCAAGATCGAAACCACCGACGACACCATGCTGGTCAACGGCAAGGAGATCAAGTTCTTCGCTGACCGCAACCCCCTGAACTGCCCTTGGAAGGACTGGGGTGTCGATCTGGTGATCGAATCCACTGGTGTGTTCAACACCGACGAAAAAGCCAGCATGCACCTCGAGGCAGGCGCCAGCAAGGTGATCCTGACTGCCCCTGGCAAAGGTGATGGCGTCGGCACTTTCGTGGTGGGAGTCAATGACGACCAGTACCGCCATGAGGACTGGAACATCCTCTCCAACGCCAGCTGCACCACCAACTGCCTGGCCCCCATCGTCAAGGTTCTGGATCAGAACTTCGGCCTCGACTGGGGTCTGATGACCACCATCCACAGCTACACCGGCGACCAGCGGATCCTGGACAACAGCCACCGCGACCTGCGTCGCGCCCGTGCTGCTGCTCTGAACATGGTCCCCACCACCACCGGTGCGGCCAAGGCTGTGGCCCTGGTATACCCCGAGGTGAAGGGCAAGCTCACCGGTTTCGCCATGCGCGTTCCCACCCCCAACGTATCTGCCGTTGACCTCACCTTCGGACCGTCCCGTGCCACCAGCGTTGATGAGGTGAAGGCTGTGATCAAGGCCGCTTCTGAGAACGGCATGAAGGGCATCATCAAGTACAGCGACCTGCCCCTGGTCTCCACCGATTACGCCGGCACCAACGAATCCACAATCTTTGATGCCGACCTCACCTACGCGATGGGCGACAAGGCTGTGAAGATCCTGGCCTGGTACGACAACGAGTGGGGTTACAGCCAGCGCGTTGTTGATCTGGCTGAAGTGGTGGCCCGCAACTGGAAGTGA